The following coding sequences lie in one Archaeoglobaceae archaeon genomic window:
- a CDS encoding type II toxin-antitoxin system VapC family toxin — protein sequence MRLFDASGIVNLAKRGKVRAFLNGATLDLAIYETLNALWKEVNLLKKIDENTAIEFAEIIGKAMGAMEIFSVRGLEKEVLEFACKNSLTFYDASYVFIAMKNGFELVTDDKKLESIASNYVKVFKSFEL from the coding sequence ATGAGGCTATTCGATGCGAGCGGAATCGTGAATCTCGCAAAAAGGGGAAAAGTAAGAGCTTTTCTGAATGGCGCAACTCTTGATCTTGCGATCTACGAAACACTGAATGCTTTGTGGAAAGAGGTAAATTTGCTTAAGAAAATCGATGAGAACACAGCTATAGAGTTTGCTGAAATCATTGGAAAAGCAATGGGGGCAATGGAGATCTTTTCAGTAAGGGGTTTAGAAAAGGAAGTCTTAGAATTTGCATGTAAAAACAGTCTCACATTTTACGACGCTTCTTACGTTTTTATCGCTATGAAAAACGGTTTTGAACTCGTAACAGATGACAAAAAGCTTGAAAGCATCGCCTCCAATTACGTTAAGGTCTTCAAAAGCTTTGAGCTTTGA
- a CDS encoding 3-hydroxyacyl-CoA dehydrogenase NAD-binding domain-containing protein, whose amino-acid sequence METVAIAGAGTMGSAISALFANAGYNVVLYDISKEALERAKKRNGKEHLLELEKAGLKKVDRLDNIVYTTDISKLKGCDFLLETIKEDLNTKIEFFKKIASICRDTLFATNTSSYMPSEISKGAKVNVFLFHFSNPPIEMPLVEISGEGDVSKVVEYAQRIGKKPIVLKKQCRGAVLNRMLCALGVALGYSLKLASPYEIDASVKMFGMKHGVFEIFDKIGLDVSLDVLKSLEEAYPRFSSEFIKETLAQFVKAGKLGKKSGEGFYKWVGEEPIAEKVENYADVTILLAVIVNEAFRIIEDGIADKATINEVWKLATLSPGIFDLAEILGYDNLLNALNRAFEETEMEVFRPAKAFASLKF is encoded by the coding sequence GTGGAGACTGTAGCGATTGCTGGCGCGGGAACGATGGGCTCAGCTATTTCTGCGCTTTTTGCAAACGCTGGCTACAACGTTGTGCTCTATGACATAAGTAAGGAAGCGCTTGAGAGGGCGAAGAAGAGAAATGGCAAAGAGCATTTGCTCGAGCTTGAAAAAGCAGGGCTTAAAAAAGTTGATAGATTGGATAACATCGTTTACACTACAGATATATCAAAGCTAAAGGGTTGCGATTTCCTGCTTGAGACAATAAAAGAAGATCTCAACACAAAAATAGAATTTTTCAAGAAAATCGCGAGTATTTGCAGAGATACGCTTTTTGCGACAAACACTTCTTCTTATATGCCTTCTGAGATTTCTAAAGGAGCTAAGGTTAACGTTTTTCTTTTTCATTTTTCCAATCCACCTATAGAGATGCCTCTTGTCGAAATTTCTGGAGAAGGAGATGTGAGCAAAGTAGTTGAATATGCACAAAGAATTGGCAAAAAGCCGATAGTGTTAAAAAAGCAGTGTAGAGGTGCTGTGTTAAACAGAATGCTCTGCGCTCTTGGAGTGGCTTTGGGCTATTCCCTTAAACTGGCAAGTCCTTATGAAATCGATGCGTCGGTGAAGATGTTTGGAATGAAACATGGTGTCTTTGAAATATTCGACAAAATTGGGCTCGATGTTTCGCTTGATGTTCTTAAAAGCCTTGAAGAGGCTTATCCAAGGTTTTCTTCAGAATTTATAAAAGAGACACTTGCTCAGTTCGTTAAAGCGGGAAAATTAGGCAAGAAGAGTGGAGAAGGGTTTTACAAATGGGTAGGCGAAGAGCCGATTGCTGAGAAGGTCGAAAACTATGCTGATGTGACGATTTTGCTTGCAGTCATAGTAAACGAGGCTTTCAGGATAATCGAAGACGGTATAGCAGATAAAGCCACGATAAATGAGGTCTGGAAACTGGCTACGCTTTCTCCGGGAATTTTCGATCTTGCTGAGATCTTAGGATACGATAATCTTCTAAATGCTCTGAATAGGGCTTTTGAAGAGACTGAGATGGAAGTTTTCAGACCTGCAAAGGCTTTTGCTTCATTGAAGTTCTAA
- a CDS encoding acetoacetate decarboxylase family protein, producing MLKGSREGVSIPLDAGLYGASLQVKAKDVVTEYINCEALMAFFTTSEEVEALLPEGLNLYSNPPNAAVFITNYPYSTLGPYYEMFSLIQVDFNGSLGYYIPYIYVTNDAALAAGREVVGAPKKLANIAIIKENDMILGFLERPKGKRLLSITVKPEQRVAEEFIDSFLQRRLELYSLRLLPPIEGGDGVAQLVKWISYMDIHTDAEEKVTFDNVKLGRKRIWGGNATVTYDSPSISDPVHKIPVKDLLLGAYLQFDMALKPEKVVKEWRL from the coding sequence ATGCTAAAGGGGAGTAGAGAGGGAGTTTCGATACCACTTGACGCAGGACTTTACGGTGCGTCACTTCAAGTTAAGGCAAAAGATGTGGTTACAGAATACATAAACTGCGAGGCTTTGATGGCTTTCTTCACCACAAGCGAAGAAGTCGAAGCTTTGCTACCTGAGGGGCTTAATCTTTACAGCAATCCACCAAATGCTGCAGTATTTATCACAAACTACCCATACTCAACCCTCGGCCCTTACTACGAGATGTTTTCTCTAATTCAAGTTGATTTCAACGGATCTCTGGGCTACTACATTCCATACATCTACGTAACAAACGATGCGGCGCTTGCAGCGGGTAGAGAAGTCGTTGGTGCTCCAAAGAAACTTGCCAACATAGCTATAATCAAAGAGAACGACATGATTCTTGGCTTCCTTGAGCGTCCAAAGGGTAAAAGGCTTTTAAGCATAACTGTAAAACCCGAACAGAGAGTTGCAGAAGAGTTCATAGATTCATTTTTGCAGAGAAGACTTGAACTCTACTCCCTTCGTTTACTGCCACCAATCGAAGGTGGCGATGGGGTTGCACAGCTCGTTAAATGGATCTCTTACATGGACATCCACACAGATGCGGAGGAAAAGGTAACCTTTGACAATGTTAAGCTCGGAAGAAAAAGGATCTGGGGTGGAAATGCAACTGTTACATACGATTCTCCATCAATATCTGATCCCGTGCACAAAATACCAGTCAAGGATCTGCTACTCGGAGCTTATTTGCAATTTGACATGGCTTTAAAGCCCGAAAAGGTGGTGAAAGAGTGGAGACTGTAG